One part of the Bdellovibrio bacteriovorus genome encodes these proteins:
- the rsmH gene encoding 16S rRNA (cytosine(1402)-N(4))-methyltransferase RsmH: protein MKKYKPKSGERIERQEEVIPPKVELPFEFSPEHYPVLLQEVLAAFYPLRDKKELSYFDGTFGRGGHYMALKYAYPQMKATVMDQDLTAIAYAQSRFQTEVEKGQLNVIHGNFTQFSEHNLNNFDMMLLDLGVSSPQLDQGERGFSFYNDGPLDMRMNQQQGLTAEVLINTASEDELIRIFKEYGEVYRPSRVVRAIVNDRKTKAFQTTGALAGLIERVDGWQVKGHHPATKYFMALRLAVNSELEVVAEAIPKMIRALNPGGRLAVISFHSLEDRIVKNIFRESEDLGRTVTKKVIVPTQEECDRNSRSRSAKLRIFERSAQDELTKL from the coding sequence ATGAAGAAGTACAAGCCCAAATCCGGTGAACGAATTGAACGTCAGGAAGAAGTCATCCCGCCGAAGGTCGAGCTTCCCTTTGAATTCTCTCCTGAACACTATCCCGTTCTGCTTCAGGAAGTGCTGGCGGCGTTTTATCCTCTGCGAGACAAAAAAGAACTGAGCTACTTCGACGGGACTTTTGGCCGGGGCGGTCACTACATGGCGCTGAAGTATGCTTACCCCCAGATGAAAGCCACGGTCATGGACCAAGATCTGACTGCGATTGCCTACGCGCAAAGCCGCTTCCAGACTGAAGTCGAGAAGGGCCAGTTAAACGTAATCCATGGTAATTTCACGCAGTTTTCAGAACACAATCTAAATAACTTTGATATGATGCTCTTAGATCTAGGTGTGAGTTCTCCGCAATTGGACCAGGGAGAACGAGGCTTTAGTTTTTATAACGACGGCCCCCTGGATATGAGAATGAACCAGCAGCAGGGACTGACAGCTGAGGTGCTTATTAATACGGCTTCTGAGGATGAGCTCATTCGAATCTTCAAGGAATACGGCGAGGTCTATCGCCCTTCCCGAGTCGTACGTGCGATCGTCAATGACCGCAAAACAAAAGCATTCCAGACAACAGGTGCCCTGGCAGGGCTGATTGAACGCGTGGACGGATGGCAGGTCAAAGGCCATCACCCGGCCACGAAGTATTTCATGGCTTTGCGACTGGCGGTGAATTCCGAACTGGAAGTGGTGGCAGAGGCGATTCCGAAAATGATTCGCGCGCTGAATCCCGGCGGGCGACTGGCGGTGATCTCTTTCCACTCTCTGGAAGATCGTATCGTAAAAAATATTTTCCGTGAGTCCGAGGATTTAGGCCGCACGGTGACTAAGAAAGTAATTGTTCCCACTCAGGAAGAGTGTGACAGAAATTCTCGCTCACGCTCTGCGAAGCTGAGAATATTCGAGAGGAGTGCTCAGGATGAGCTCACAAAACTTTAA
- a CDS encoding penicillin-binding transpeptidase domain-containing protein, which yields MKSRIVVIFVGILVLWSALAMRAAYLQFLPNDRLNALQNRQFQTKVSLPARRGAIVDSNGRDLAMSAAAYSLYADPKLLENRKQVARKLAKVLNQSPESVYAKIKDGNRRFVWIQRMLEQDKADEIKSWDIRGLSFVEEWRRVYPNETLLAQTLGFLGSEGQGLEGLELGYNQALTGNKKKVLVKRDARGRPLINDGLMFIENPEGTELKLTVDSDLQYRLESELANAVSQFEADHAVGVILDAKTSKILALASAPTFDVNKAAKAPSEYRRNKIVTDAFEPGSTMKAFVIAAALRDGLIQPNTKFYCEKGSFRVGDRIIKEAETREKFEDLTVSEILAVSSNVGTTKIAFKMGQERLRQGLLDFGFGQRLGVDLPGEARGMVQGLPWRQHLLSNISFGHGISTTPLQIANAFAAIANGGVLNTPYIVQSMRDAETGELVEVQPKPIRRILSPEQAAQMRAMLVGVTTKGGTGGNARVDGFMVAGKTGTAQKVNPNGRGYLRGAYISSFGGFIPANDPKFVIYVAVDSPRKSYYAATVAAPVFSRIASYAVRKEGIAPLQLAEESTVNPKVRRVASEPKAVKKAEAPRAILTATELDKVTNVETGDTVPNLMNLTTREVLRKVSGQDLKVKFVGQGTVSEVFPTAGSQVPESKEITVIMK from the coding sequence TTGAAATCACGTATTGTTGTCATCTTCGTCGGAATTCTAGTGTTGTGGTCCGCTTTGGCGATGCGCGCAGCCTATCTTCAATTTCTTCCCAACGACCGCTTGAATGCTTTGCAAAACCGTCAATTCCAAACGAAGGTTTCTTTGCCCGCGCGCCGTGGGGCGATTGTCGACAGCAATGGCCGTGACCTTGCCATGTCGGCGGCGGCTTACTCTTTGTATGCCGATCCAAAGCTTTTGGAAAACCGCAAACAGGTGGCGAGGAAGCTGGCAAAGGTTCTGAATCAATCGCCTGAATCCGTTTACGCAAAGATCAAGGACGGCAACCGCCGCTTCGTTTGGATTCAGCGCATGCTGGAACAAGACAAAGCTGACGAAATCAAATCCTGGGACATCCGCGGTCTTTCCTTTGTGGAAGAATGGCGCCGTGTTTATCCAAATGAAACTTTGCTGGCACAAACCCTGGGTTTCCTGGGCAGTGAAGGGCAGGGACTTGAAGGTCTTGAGCTGGGTTACAACCAGGCTCTGACCGGGAATAAAAAGAAAGTTCTGGTAAAGCGTGATGCTCGTGGCCGCCCGCTGATCAACGACGGTTTGATGTTCATTGAAAATCCGGAAGGGACTGAGCTGAAGCTGACTGTGGATTCTGATTTGCAGTACCGCCTTGAAAGTGAACTGGCGAACGCGGTTTCCCAGTTTGAAGCGGATCATGCAGTGGGTGTGATTCTGGATGCGAAGACTTCCAAAATTCTGGCGTTGGCATCTGCCCCGACATTTGATGTGAACAAAGCTGCCAAGGCGCCGTCTGAATATCGCCGTAATAAAATCGTCACCGACGCATTTGAGCCCGGGTCCACGATGAAAGCTTTTGTGATCGCCGCAGCTTTGCGTGATGGTCTGATTCAGCCCAACACCAAGTTCTATTGTGAAAAAGGCAGCTTCAGAGTCGGCGACCGCATCATCAAAGAAGCCGAAACCAGAGAGAAGTTCGAGGACCTGACTGTTTCTGAGATCCTGGCAGTGTCTTCCAACGTCGGTACCACCAAGATCGCTTTCAAAATGGGTCAAGAGCGTTTGCGCCAGGGCCTGCTTGATTTCGGATTCGGTCAGCGCTTGGGTGTGGATCTGCCGGGTGAAGCCCGCGGAATGGTGCAGGGGCTTCCTTGGAGACAGCATTTGCTTTCCAATATCTCTTTCGGTCACGGGATTTCCACGACACCGTTGCAGATTGCCAATGCCTTTGCGGCGATTGCCAACGGTGGTGTTCTGAATACTCCGTACATTGTACAAAGCATGCGTGATGCGGAAACCGGCGAGCTGGTTGAAGTTCAGCCAAAACCCATCCGCCGCATTCTTTCCCCCGAACAAGCCGCACAAATGCGCGCGATGTTGGTGGGAGTGACCACCAAAGGTGGTACTGGTGGTAACGCCCGCGTCGATGGTTTCATGGTGGCGGGTAAAACCGGGACAGCTCAAAAAGTAAATCCGAACGGGCGTGGCTACCTGCGTGGCGCCTATATCTCCAGCTTTGGCGGATTCATCCCAGCCAACGATCCGAAGTTCGTGATCTATGTGGCGGTGGATTCCCCGCGCAAATCCTATTACGCGGCCACAGTGGCAGCTCCAGTGTTTTCTCGAATTGCCTCTTATGCTGTTCGCAAAGAAGGCATTGCTCCATTGCAGTTGGCTGAAGAATCCACAGTGAATCCAAAAGTTCGCCGAGTGGCTTCTGAACCAAAAGCCGTCAAGAAAGCCGAAGCTCCAAGAGCGATCCTGACTGCGACTGAACTGGATAAGGTCACGAACGTTGAAACCGGTGACACCGTTCCCAACCTGATGAATCTGACCACGCGCGAAGTTCTTCGCAAAGTCAGCGGTCAGGATCTGAAAGTGAAATTCGTAGGGCAGGGCACCGTCAGCGAAGTCTTCCCAACCGCCGGCTCCCAAGTCCCCGAAAGCAAAGAAATCACCGTCATCATGAAATAG
- a CDS encoding penicillin-binding transpeptidase domain-containing protein, protein MKALSFLTIPALLLGCSSPAPKEAPAKEAAPVAADPYPDKAVCFLLIDAQTGQIQKSINEENCQVQRPACSTFKVPLAVMGFDSGILKNESTKFKWNGKKHSIPEWNKDQTAASWMKNSTVWYSQVLTGKMGFQKLQTYLRKFDYGNQDISGGIKTAWLTPASFTPDEKGFSLRISGFEQTDFLKKLLYDKLPATKRSQELTKKIMFLEKTPKGYEFSGKTGSGYTDEAQKRRIGWFVGFIKTPDRQYVFATNYIDTVDVENAEFGSRLAKQLTINLLKEENLW, encoded by the coding sequence ATGAAGGCACTCTCATTTCTAACGATTCCTGCCCTGCTGCTGGGTTGTTCCTCCCCTGCCCCGAAAGAGGCTCCAGCCAAGGAAGCCGCGCCAGTCGCAGCGGATCCTTACCCGGACAAGGCCGTCTGTTTTTTGCTGATTGATGCCCAAACCGGCCAGATTCAGAAATCCATCAATGAGGAAAACTGTCAGGTGCAGCGTCCGGCGTGTTCGACTTTCAAGGTTCCCTTGGCAGTGATGGGCTTTGATTCCGGCATTCTGAAAAATGAAAGCACGAAATTCAAATGGAACGGCAAAAAGCACTCCATCCCCGAGTGGAACAAAGATCAGACGGCCGCTTCATGGATGAAAAACTCCACTGTGTGGTATTCCCAGGTATTGACCGGCAAGATGGGTTTTCAAAAGCTGCAAACGTATCTGCGCAAGTTTGATTACGGCAATCAGGATATTTCCGGCGGCATCAAAACCGCGTGGCTGACGCCAGCCTCTTTCACCCCGGATGAAAAAGGCTTCTCTTTGCGCATTTCAGGATTTGAACAGACCGACTTCCTGAAAAAACTTTTGTACGATAAATTGCCGGCGACCAAACGCTCGCAGGAACTGACCAAGAAAATCATGTTCCTGGAAAAGACCCCGAAGGGTTATGAGTTCAGCGGAAAAACCGGATCGGGCTATACGGATGAAGCTCAAAAACGCCGCATCGGCTGGTTCGTGGGATTCATCAAAACACCTGATCGCCAGTATGTTTTTGCAACAAACTACATCGACACCGTGGACGTGGAAAACGCCGAATTCGGCAGCCGCCTCGCCAAACAACTGACCATCAATCTGCTCAAAGAGGAAAACCTCTGGTAA
- a CDS encoding RecQ family ATP-dependent DNA helicase: protein MKVSFMEIAVRPQENQLKKYFNLSGFRRGQKEIIDSVMGGRDVLAVLPTGGGKSLCYQYPAVATQKLVIVISPLIALMKDQVASLRRYGIPAGALHSGQSDDDKREVFADINKGGAFVLYLSPERAQKEGFHRWVQNRQVGLFAIDEAHCVSQWGHDFREEYAQLNVLKKLCPDVPVLALTASATPTVLDDISKHLKLQKPERMVHGFYRSNLYYQVELCEDEDAKLLLLLQSIKQTPQGRIIVYCGTRKVTESIAAFLQKKFGKTVGYYHAGLTSETRTSTQEAYAKGELRILVATNAFGMGIDQPDVRLVVHFQIPANIDALYQEMGRAGRDGEHSTCLTLYSKKDKGLQSFFIHSSEAPDEIKDARWRNLDALVNYSEGGECRHAEILTYYKDSQRIERCGHCDSCDPKSSRRIQKSVTPLAKMDQVVTKLKKASSKSKKITNTDDIVLDEIQEKRMELLKRWRREKAKELDVPAFVVFGDLTLRQLAVKNPRTLDEMKNIYGIGDSKLEKFGWDILAELGDPTRRL, encoded by the coding sequence ATGAAAGTGTCGTTTATGGAAATCGCCGTCCGTCCGCAGGAAAACCAGCTCAAAAAATACTTCAATCTTTCCGGTTTCCGACGCGGGCAAAAAGAGATCATCGATTCGGTGATGGGCGGCCGGGATGTTCTGGCCGTTCTGCCGACCGGTGGTGGCAAATCCCTGTGCTATCAGTATCCGGCGGTTGCCACACAAAAGCTTGTCATCGTTATTTCCCCGCTGATTGCTTTGATGAAGGATCAGGTGGCTTCTTTGCGCCGTTATGGCATTCCGGCGGGCGCCCTGCACTCCGGACAAAGTGATGACGACAAACGTGAGGTCTTCGCCGACATCAACAAGGGCGGCGCCTTCGTGTTGTATCTTTCCCCGGAGCGCGCTCAGAAAGAGGGCTTCCATCGCTGGGTGCAAAACCGTCAGGTCGGCCTTTTTGCGATTGATGAAGCTCACTGCGTGTCCCAGTGGGGGCATGACTTCCGTGAAGAATATGCGCAGCTCAATGTTTTGAAAAAGCTGTGCCCGGATGTTCCCGTGCTGGCACTGACCGCGTCGGCGACACCGACCGTCTTGGATGATATTTCCAAGCATCTGAAGCTGCAAAAGCCCGAGCGCATGGTTCACGGATTCTACCGTTCCAACCTGTACTATCAAGTGGAGCTGTGTGAAGACGAAGACGCCAAGCTTCTGCTGCTGCTTCAAAGTATCAAACAAACCCCTCAAGGGCGCATTATCGTTTACTGTGGGACTCGCAAGGTCACTGAAAGCATTGCGGCTTTCCTGCAAAAGAAGTTCGGTAAAACTGTGGGCTACTATCATGCCGGTCTGACTTCCGAAACTCGCACCAGCACCCAGGAAGCTTACGCCAAAGGGGAGCTGCGCATTCTGGTGGCGACCAATGCCTTCGGTATGGGTATCGATCAGCCGGATGTGCGTCTGGTGGTGCATTTCCAGATTCCTGCCAATATCGATGCTCTTTATCAGGAAATGGGACGTGCGGGCCGTGACGGCGAGCATTCGACCTGCCTGACTTTGTATTCGAAGAAAGACAAGGGTCTTCAGTCCTTCTTCATTCACAGCTCGGAAGCACCGGATGAAATCAAAGACGCGCGCTGGAGAAATCTGGACGCCCTGGTGAACTATTCCGAAGGTGGAGAGTGTCGTCACGCCGAGATTCTTACTTACTACAAAGACTCCCAGCGCATCGAGCGCTGTGGGCACTGTGACAGTTGTGATCCGAAATCAAGTCGTCGCATCCAGAAGTCTGTGACTCCGCTGGCGAAGATGGATCAGGTTGTCACCAAACTGAAAAAGGCCTCCAGCAAATCCAAAAAAATCACCAACACCGACGATATCGTGCTGGATGAGATTCAGGAAAAACGTATGGAGCTTCTGAAGCGCTGGAGACGTGAAAAGGCGAAAGAGCTGGATGTGCCAGCCTTCGTGGTCTTCGGTGATTTGACCCTGCGCCAACTGGCGGTGAAAAACCCACGCACTCTTGATGAGATGAAAAACATCTATGGCATCGGGGATTCCAAGCTGGAAAAGTTCGGATGGGATATTCTGGCGGAACTGGGTGATCCTACACGCCGCCTTTAG
- a CDS encoding UDP-2,3-diacylglucosamine diphosphatase, whose product MIIDVTTEKMVVISDLHLGNPFSEAKKSLIEFLYWAAENKYDVCINGDGLEIAQVSFRKMAEDVPEVFRAVKAITKAGNRVFYVVGNHDIVLENFLEDWGPLTLAPFLNVQCGKQRIRIEHGHLYDPFFVKRPDLYEFLTWLGGFALMVSPRIYKAWIKFEEIKSRLRRRFRGSSEVPCLPGEHPDFVIAAEEICSRGFDAIIFGHTHHPGTIDLPQGRYFNSGSWMISPTYIGITSQDVVLTQFEADKGL is encoded by the coding sequence ATGATTATTGATGTCACCACAGAGAAAATGGTGGTCATTTCAGATCTGCATCTGGGGAATCCTTTTTCTGAGGCAAAGAAATCCCTGATTGAATTTCTGTACTGGGCGGCGGAAAACAAATACGACGTCTGCATCAATGGCGACGGTCTGGAAATCGCGCAAGTGTCTTTCCGTAAAATGGCGGAAGATGTGCCCGAGGTGTTTCGCGCCGTCAAAGCCATCACCAAAGCTGGAAATCGCGTGTTTTACGTCGTCGGAAACCACGACATCGTCCTTGAAAACTTTCTGGAGGACTGGGGCCCGTTAACCCTGGCGCCATTTTTAAATGTTCAGTGTGGCAAGCAGCGCATTCGCATCGAGCACGGCCACTTGTACGACCCGTTCTTTGTGAAACGCCCCGATCTGTATGAGTTCCTGACCTGGCTGGGTGGTTTTGCCCTGATGGTCAGCCCGCGAATTTATAAAGCCTGGATTAAGTTTGAAGAAATAAAGTCCCGTCTGCGCCGGCGCTTCCGCGGCAGCAGCGAAGTTCCATGCCTGCCCGGGGAACATCCGGACTTTGTGATCGCGGCTGAAGAAATCTGCTCCCGCGGCTTTGATGCCATCATCTTTGGTCACACTCACCATCCCGGCACCATTGATCTGCCCCAAGGAAGGTATTTCAACAGCGGTTCCTGGATGATTTCGCCGACCTATATCGGCATTACAAGCCAGGATGTGGTTCTGACTCAGTTTGAAGCTGATAAGGGGCTTTAG
- a CDS encoding Crp/Fnr family transcriptional regulator has product MFNSKASKGKKFVDQQIVKLSDGDVLFREGDLSREMYIVQKGAIEVFKRVEGRTMILSRIDRGSMVGEMSLLESLPRSASAQAVGETTLLMFDPGSFLLKIRRDPTFAFELMKQLSGRIRQTNEKLITLMAAEQLSKDDLQDITESVL; this is encoded by the coding sequence ATGTTCAATTCAAAAGCTTCCAAGGGCAAAAAATTCGTCGATCAGCAGATCGTTAAACTGTCCGATGGTGACGTCCTCTTCCGTGAAGGGGATCTGAGCCGCGAGATGTATATCGTACAAAAAGGCGCCATCGAAGTCTTTAAAAGAGTCGAAGGCCGCACCATGATTTTAAGTCGCATCGACCGTGGCAGCATGGTGGGTGAAATGTCTTTGCTGGAATCCCTGCCAAGATCCGCTTCTGCTCAGGCTGTGGGTGAAACGACATTGCTGATGTTTGATCCGGGAAGTTTTCTGCTGAAGATCCGCCGCGATCCAACTTTTGCCTTTGAGCTGATGAAGCAACTGAGCGGACGCATTCGTCAGACCAATGAAAAGTTGATCACATTGATGGCGGCTGAGCAGCTTTCCAAAGATGATCTGCAAGACATTACGGAATCCGTTTTATGA
- a CDS encoding alpha/beta hydrolase: MRQLGKLHCQEINHNDDAPWVIFFHGYGADANDLFSLGEIIPTKKTYNWLFPNGNLEVPIGPAWMGRAWWTIDMMEIQRAQERGEHRDFSNDTPKGMSKAYDLAMEMIRQMKVPWNKIVLGGFSQGAMLATEIYLRAPETPKGLVIMSGTLVHQEEWKKHIPNRAGQRFFQSHGVADQVLGFKQAQQLETLLTQNGMKGSLMGFRGGHEIPMPVITQIGEYLNSIP, encoded by the coding sequence ATGAGACAACTCGGAAAACTACATTGCCAAGAAATAAATCATAACGACGATGCGCCATGGGTCATCTTCTTCCACGGCTACGGCGCTGATGCCAACGACCTGTTTTCGCTGGGGGAAATCATCCCAACCAAGAAGACATACAACTGGTTATTTCCGAACGGAAATCTGGAAGTACCCATCGGCCCGGCTTGGATGGGCCGCGCCTGGTGGACAATTGACATGATGGAAATTCAGCGTGCGCAGGAACGCGGTGAACACCGCGACTTCAGCAACGACACCCCGAAAGGCATGAGCAAAGCTTACGACCTGGCCATGGAGATGATCCGCCAGATGAAGGTTCCGTGGAACAAAATCGTGCTGGGCGGATTCAGCCAGGGCGCGATGCTGGCGACCGAAATCTATCTGCGTGCACCGGAAACTCCAAAAGGACTTGTGATCATGTCCGGCACTTTGGTGCATCAGGAAGAATGGAAAAAACACATCCCGAATCGCGCGGGCCAAAGATTCTTCCAAAGCCATGGCGTGGCCGACCAAGTCCTCGGATTCAAGCAAGCCCAGCAACTGGAAACTTTACTGACTCAAAACGGCATGAAGGGTTCTTTGATGGGCTTCCGCGGAGGCCATGAAATCCCGATGCCAGTCATCACCCAAATCGGGGAATATCTAAACTCCATTCCTTAA
- a CDS encoding UDP-N-acetylmuramoyl-L-alanyl-D-glutamate--2,6-diaminopimelate ligase, translated as MKLQHLFSILPGIPENAFSHIEVTGVFNDARLVVPGSVFVAIRGNKLDGHTFIPDAVAKGAAALVVEDRAKIPQGYEGVVLQVPNSREVLDVLASRFYWDPGQELFCVGVTGTNGKTSVTYMAEAILNHGKIPTGVIGTVNHHLGDQVWPSEMTTPDPVFLQKRLREFRSAGALAVAMEVSSHALDQRRVDSVPFNTVIFTNLTRDHLDYHNTMESYLEAKQRLFTDLLWKTHKRPCFAIVNTADKFGRRLRVADPAVLWTYGEKDSDIRYEILKMDFALTHFKVWTPVGEGEVRLPMSGTHNVMNALAALGAGLSAGLPLNICIEALDRFTGVPGRLQSVPNDKNLSVFVDYAHSPDALENVLTALNKVRENLQSKARIWTIFGCGGDRDKGKRPLMAEMALKYSDEVVITSDNPRTEDPQAIIQDILAGVAGSAKAKATTVVDRKDAITQTLKRAQEGDVILIAGKGHEDYQIIGTQKFPFSDVKVAEEALQGR; from the coding sequence GTGAAACTGCAACATCTCTTTTCCATTCTGCCGGGGATTCCTGAAAACGCATTCTCTCATATTGAAGTGACAGGGGTCTTTAACGACGCACGCCTTGTCGTGCCGGGTTCAGTATTTGTCGCGATTCGCGGCAACAAACTGGACGGGCACACTTTTATTCCTGATGCCGTTGCTAAAGGTGCCGCCGCCCTGGTGGTGGAAGATCGCGCGAAAATTCCGCAAGGGTACGAAGGCGTTGTGTTGCAGGTGCCAAACTCCCGCGAAGTGCTGGATGTTCTGGCCAGCCGTTTTTACTGGGATCCGGGGCAGGAGCTTTTCTGCGTCGGCGTGACCGGCACCAACGGAAAAACTTCTGTCACGTACATGGCCGAAGCCATTTTGAATCACGGCAAAATTCCCACCGGGGTGATCGGCACGGTCAATCACCATCTGGGTGATCAGGTATGGCCTTCTGAAATGACCACACCGGATCCGGTGTTTTTGCAAAAGCGTCTGCGCGAATTCCGTTCGGCAGGGGCTTTGGCCGTGGCGATGGAGGTTTCCTCCCACGCTCTGGACCAGCGCCGTGTGGACAGTGTTCCGTTCAACACCGTGATCTTTACGAATCTGACACGTGATCATTTGGATTATCACAACACGATGGAAAGCTATCTGGAGGCGAAGCAGCGCCTGTTCACGGATCTTTTGTGGAAGACCCACAAGCGTCCGTGCTTTGCCATCGTCAATACCGCTGACAAGTTTGGCCGTCGCTTGCGTGTGGCTGATCCGGCGGTGCTTTGGACTTACGGTGAAAAAGATTCTGACATTCGCTATGAAATTCTGAAGATGGACTTTGCCCTGACCCACTTCAAAGTGTGGACCCCGGTCGGGGAGGGTGAAGTGCGCTTGCCGATGTCCGGGACTCACAATGTGATGAATGCCCTGGCGGCCTTGGGTGCGGGATTGTCTGCGGGGCTTCCGCTGAATATCTGCATCGAGGCTTTGGATCGTTTTACTGGTGTGCCGGGCCGTCTGCAGTCCGTGCCCAATGATAAAAATCTTTCGGTCTTTGTTGATTACGCCCATTCGCCGGATGCATTGGAAAACGTGCTGACGGCTTTGAACAAGGTTCGTGAAAACCTGCAATCCAAAGCGCGCATCTGGACGATCTTTGGCTGCGGCGGGGATCGTGACAAAGGCAAACGTCCTTTGATGGCTGAAATGGCCTTGAAGTATTCAGACGAAGTCGTGATCACTTCCGACAATCCTCGCACCGAAGATCCGCAAGCGATCATTCAGGATATTCTGGCCGGAGTGGCCGGATCTGCGAAAGCCAAAGCCACGACCGTGGTGGACCGCAAGGACGCCATCACTCAAACCCTGAAACGGGCCCAGGAAGGCGATGTGATTCTGATCGCTGGCAAAGGTCACGAAGACTATCAAATTATCGGAACACAGAAGTTCCCCTTCAGTGATGTGAAGGTGGCCGAAGAGGCCTTGCAAGGGAGATAA
- a CDS encoding UDP-N-acetylmuramoyl-tripeptide--D-alanyl-D-alanine ligase, whose translation MRAMDLQTIVKVTGAKILSQKETHFAGIGTDTRAQLQGQLFIALKGEAFDAHNFLDKAVESGAAGLMVHEENAHTEKLQDKATILLVPDTLKALQKLGNWARHESSARIVGITGSNGKTTTKEFTAALVGSAMDVHYNKGSFNNHWGVPFTLLQLPPKKDVAIIEMGMNHAGEITELVHIAEPDVVVCTMVGRAHMEFFGTIEKVAEAKEEIYEASGDQTVRIYNLDNTQTHNMYVKAREKFPKARILTFSSEDPRADVHLMISSMNMNEISIKGSIGGEAGTARVQVFGAQNLTNLMAAASVGLAVGMTPAQVWAGLPACKTNWGRNQLVHLKSGAQMIFDAYNANPDSMKALIDNMKLLTVPGRKVGVFGQMRELGSASANLHEELGTWVGQAGFDKVYFIGDDAEAFAKGLNSTGYKNLALIEKDYKDSSGQDLAGFLKAGDIAVVKASRGTKLERFVFPCEPLDFAEKQ comes from the coding sequence ATGAGAGCCATGGACCTGCAAACCATCGTTAAAGTCACAGGTGCAAAGATCCTGAGCCAGAAAGAAACCCATTTTGCTGGCATTGGCACCGACACCCGCGCCCAGTTGCAGGGCCAGCTTTTCATCGCGCTTAAAGGTGAGGCTTTTGACGCCCACAACTTCCTGGACAAAGCGGTGGAATCAGGCGCCGCGGGTTTGATGGTGCATGAAGAAAACGCTCACACCGAAAAACTTCAAGACAAAGCCACGATCCTGCTGGTTCCTGATACTTTGAAAGCATTGCAGAAGCTGGGCAATTGGGCTCGTCACGAATCCAGCGCCCGCATTGTCGGGATCACGGGTTCCAATGGCAAAACCACCACCAAAGAATTCACGGCGGCGCTGGTGGGTTCTGCCATGGACGTTCACTACAACAAAGGCAGCTTCAACAATCATTGGGGTGTTCCTTTCACGTTGTTGCAACTGCCTCCGAAAAAGGATGTTGCCATCATTGAGATGGGGATGAATCACGCCGGTGAAATCACCGAGCTGGTGCATATTGCCGAACCGGACGTGGTGGTTTGCACCATGGTGGGGCGTGCGCACATGGAATTTTTCGGCACCATCGAAAAGGTGGCGGAGGCCAAAGAGGAAATCTATGAAGCTTCCGGTGATCAGACTGTGCGTATTTACAATCTGGACAACACACAAACCCACAACATGTACGTGAAGGCGCGCGAAAAATTCCCGAAAGCGCGCATCCTGACGTTCTCTTCCGAAGATCCGCGTGCGGATGTGCACTTGATGATTTCTTCCATGAACATGAATGAAATCTCGATCAAGGGTTCCATCGGTGGCGAAGCGGGAACTGCGCGCGTTCAGGTGTTCGGTGCTCAAAATCTGACGAACCTGATGGCGGCGGCCAGCGTGGGGCTGGCGGTGGGAATGACTCCAGCGCAGGTGTGGGCGGGGCTTCCTGCCTGCAAGACCAATTGGGGGCGTAACCAGTTGGTGCACTTGAAATCCGGTGCGCAGATGATCTTTGATGCTTACAACGCAAATCCTGACAGCATGAAGGCTCTGATCGACAATATGAAACTATTGACCGTTCCGGGTCGCAAAGTCGGTGTGTTCGGTCAAATGCGTGAACTGGGATCTGCATCCGCGAACCTGCATGAAGAGCTGGGCACCTGGGTCGGCCAAGCAGGCTTTGATAAAGTATATTTCATTGGTGATGACGCCGAAGCCTTCGCCAAAGGTTTGAACAGCACCGGATACAAAAATCTGGCGCTGATTGAAAAAGACTATAAAGATTCTTCCGGCCAGGATCTGGCGGGCTTCCTGAAAGCTGGCGACATCGCCGTCGTCAAAGCCTCACGCGGGACAAAGCTAGAGCGCTTCGTCTTCCCGTGTGAGCCTTTGGATTTCGCCGAAAAACAGTAA